CAAAGGCCTACAGGTCTCCGACGATGAGTTTCAAGCGCTCAATATCAAACCCGGTAAGTTTCATGGCGATTGGAACTATACGCTTCTTCCTCGCTCTTAATCGGTAACTTAATTCTTGCCCATGCCTAAAGGGCAAATGAGAATATCTTGAGCGGCTCTTTAGGTCCGAGCATTTGCCTCGCGGAAGACAAACTCCACTTCCCCGAATCGTACTGTCCATCCATCTTTGAGCAGATTCTCAGTGATCCGCCGCCCGTTCACATACGTACCGGTAGCACTTTGGAGGTCGGTGAGGATGTAGCCTTGTTTACGCCACTGAACTCGTGCGTGGCGAATTATAATTGATGGATGTTGCAAGATCACATCACAGTCTGCTCTTGAGCCAAGGATAATGTCATCGTGAACCAGGGCAATCTCATGCGGGAGGCCACAGATAGGTCGCTGGCAGACAAAACGGGCGTACGGTACTGACTGTATAATTATCTCTGGCGTGGAGAATTCCCCCTGCTACCTCCGTGGGCACGACACTAAAATGTATACGCGAGAGCACAAGTAGCCCAGTAAAGGCCAGCAGGGGGACGATGAAGTTCCATCTGCTATAGGCGATAGTATGAGTCGGTTGTGACACCTCCAAAGCGACAGGCTGGACTTGCGGAGTTGCTTGCGGCGGAACTGGTGAGTGAGGTAGGACGTGAGCGCTTTCTGTACTCGCTCGCTGTTCCTGCTCGATTTTTTCTTTTGTCATTTGTATTGGTCTTTCGCCGCTCTTTTCCGGAGTGACGATCTTTGGTGAGGGTGTTTCCTGAGGGAGGCCAGGAGGACGGAGTAGCGCGAGAATTTCGGGCTCTAGAACAGTTCCTGTTTGTTCACCGTAGCCACCTTGAATTCTCTTAACTAAGTGTCCATCAGGTCCGAAGAGAAAGAGAGCGGGAATACCGAAGACTTGGTAGCGAAGATGAAGAGCGCCGGTGCTCTCTTGCCCTATAGCATAGGGAATCTGAAATCGATCGATGAACTCTTTCACCTTAACATCGTCGCTACTCCCAAATACCCCAATAACAATAAATCCTTGATCCTTAATCTTGTTATAGAGCTGCACCAAGCTTGGTGTCTCGGCAACACACGGTGGACACCACGTCTCCCAAAAATTCACGAGCACGACTTTGCCGTGGTAATCAGAAAGTCGCACCTGCTTTCCATCCATCGTGGTCAACGTGAAATCATACTCACCATAGCTGCTTGGGGATGTCTCATGTTCCTTAGCCACAACTACCGCGCCTCCTCCAAGCCCGTAGAGAAGAAGACACAGTAAGGTGAGCGATAGAAAATCAGCCCACAGTGCCACGTTCCGTCTGGGGTGCATGAGACATCCTTTCCGTTTAGGTCGGATGATGAGCCTCACGAAAAACAAACTCCACTTCACCGAATCGTACTGTCCAGCCATCTTTGAGCAGATTCTCGCTAATCCGCCGTCCGTTCACGTAGGTACCTGTGCGACTTTGGAGGTCGGTGAGGATGTAGCCTTGTTTGCGCCATTGCAGCCGGGCGTGTTGTAGGGCCACTGATGGATGACGAAGAATGACATCACATGTTGTTGCCGAACCGATGAGGATATCATCGTGGATAAGCGCAACCTCTGGCGGAATATGAGGAAGTGTACAAGAACACATCAAGCGAGCGTACGACGCAACAGGTTCAGCCTCTCGTTTTTCCTTAGTCGATCTGCTCGATGTTTCAATGTCTACACTCTTCAGACGCATTCGTGAGAGTACCATCAGTCCAATGAAAGCAAGCAGTGGAACGATAAAATTCCATTTCTTGTACCCACGGATGTTACTTGCTTTCGCCTCTCCGGTCTGTTGCACGATAAATGGGGCCCACAAACGAACAGGAGCAATCGGTTCTCCCAACTGTGCTTTGGTTTGCTCACGCAGTGTGGCGATACTCTTGAGCTGTGCATTTCGCAGTGC
The nucleotide sequence above comes from Deltaproteobacteria bacterium. Encoded proteins:
- a CDS encoding FHA domain-containing protein; amino-acid sequence: MIIQSVPYARFVCQRPICGLPHEIALVHDDIILGSRADCDVILQHPSIIIRHARVQWRKQGYILTDLQSATGTYVNGRRITENLLKDGWTVRFGEVEFVFREANART
- a CDS encoding TlpA family protein disulfide reductase encodes the protein MAGQYDSVKWSLFFVRLIIRPKRKGCLMHPRRNVALWADFLSLTLLCLLLYGLGGGAVVVAKEHETSPSSYGEYDFTLTTMDGKQVRLSDYHGKVVLVNFWETWCPPCVAETPSLVQLYNKIKDQGFIVIGVFGSSDDVKVKEFIDRFQIPYAIGQESTGALHLRYQVFGIPALFLFGPDGHLVKRIQGGYGEQTGTVLEPEILALLRPPGLPQETPSPKIVTPEKSGERPIQMTKEKIEQEQRASTESAHVLPHSPVPPQATPQVQPVALEVSQPTHTIAYSRWNFIVPLLAFTGLLVLSRIHFSVVPTEVAGGILHARDNYTVSTVRPFCLPATYLWPPA